Proteins encoded within one genomic window of Legionella sp. PC997:
- a CDS encoding ankyrin repeat domain-containing protein, which yields MITKLFNWLQSDEKIFHLSNQHLSRELLEREELQARHTNRVLLSNARLGKLQGLDTQEDIKKVEQHILFMDYLQFCRKTFEENPQDSLFLITLKYLLPKVDKENSLLHAKLFKLFRALLQEDSDHTLNFYQQNEALFKNLPEIQKCVDSELHNQKFIDDIQQVEHHLSLFNKKLSQQKNPLGIIGLCRDWISDTQKFAAFILWLVQRNTSPEQILQTYLLHDFLKYNLFTLHSEDNEVFLLYALLNHFPEAKPLVEAVKKTSSDERGFQSYSLQGVFSEHELQNIPQKEEPLQFTLTATNFSALYELFGTTFLHAALVTCEEDTDSKWVEALRHTLNEAETLTKVLPGLINVIARESSPAILEHLACLIDDQHAQELLSNNEGAIFYLLPYKPKLSEYINEKNISEFIQQITLKHTSDPELIFQLMALFLILSKKKGPVTQLVFQAIIDNLVQHPFLLEDERLLRQLKRYPDCEAILSQRSEQIKQRVIECIVEQTTDCEFSSRNYQIIEDIWLEASRKLNVFKLIQPQAKYILNNKYALQAKIAQTAFLCHGNEFNLDAFIEALSLPLVIPEDGVSEYERVLIEILAAIDNELIRKKIIKQLESPPIQRLNWTEKEYEGKNVILKAAKYGNLGLITLLEEQIPLEDCNQAIIIAAKANQWDVVSHLCHLDRVTLNEDELEQIILGAAAEGELKIIHDLFDLYDYESSAIKIKILNQAISRGKFNIVQYFYNSGVTLANQSAINKWFHSASELGYWDIALFMADAEEHPPSLCAIEKAFNHAVAGLDLEAIQGLCNLSTNPPRGTIIQRAFVKACQSGCLPLVRCFHDLPRKIVRAEFEEAVDHAIMNGHLEIVTYLYNSPTYSSDQSLINHGLITAAKKGKSELVEFFCSMTTKTKPTQHTLNQALNWAVKGNHTETFITLCRSPLNPPSNSAVKAAFLLAVKEGRQSIVTYLCSQEMNSLTQRTIEDALKLAVKFKHPGIVRYLCELSSNSPQKKSLSIAYKKAVASIQNEIADYLREQLNKVNHKKIDLEIDESSGTDHDSDVNSETDVHLEMDVETDHKPTPAHDHSFDVELNSDIDVGISLKTFGFFKNTTSKDLPVSVRTSKPGVPIN from the coding sequence ATGATCACTAAGCTTTTTAACTGGCTTCAAAGTGATGAAAAAATTTTTCATCTATCTAATCAACACCTATCTCGAGAACTTCTCGAACGGGAAGAACTTCAAGCACGTCACACTAACCGTGTGCTTCTGAGTAATGCCCGTCTTGGCAAGCTACAAGGTCTTGATACTCAGGAAGACATTAAGAAGGTAGAGCAACACATTTTATTCATGGATTATCTTCAATTTTGCAGAAAAACATTCGAAGAAAATCCGCAGGATTCTTTATTTTTAATTACCCTTAAATATCTACTACCTAAAGTGGATAAAGAAAATTCGTTGCTCCATGCTAAATTGTTCAAATTGTTTCGAGCTTTATTGCAGGAAGACAGCGACCATACACTTAATTTTTATCAACAAAATGAAGCATTGTTTAAAAATCTTCCTGAAATCCAAAAATGTGTTGATTCTGAGTTGCATAACCAGAAATTTATTGACGACATTCAACAGGTTGAACACCATCTAAGCCTGTTTAACAAAAAGCTATCCCAGCAAAAAAATCCGTTAGGGATCATAGGATTATGTAGAGATTGGATCTCTGATACACAGAAGTTCGCGGCATTTATACTCTGGTTAGTTCAGCGCAATACTAGCCCGGAACAGATTTTGCAAACCTATTTACTTCATGATTTTTTGAAATACAATTTATTTACATTACACTCCGAAGACAACGAAGTGTTTCTCTTATATGCTTTACTTAATCATTTTCCGGAAGCCAAGCCCCTTGTGGAAGCGGTTAAAAAAACAAGTAGTGATGAACGAGGATTTCAAAGCTACTCACTCCAGGGAGTGTTTAGTGAGCACGAACTTCAGAATATTCCTCAAAAAGAAGAACCCCTACAATTTACCTTAACCGCAACGAATTTTTCAGCCCTATATGAACTATTTGGGACAACATTTTTACACGCAGCACTAGTAACTTGTGAAGAAGATACCGATTCGAAATGGGTGGAAGCCTTACGACATACTCTGAATGAGGCTGAGACGCTCACCAAAGTATTACCTGGCCTCATTAATGTAATTGCCCGCGAGTCTTCCCCTGCTATCCTAGAACATTTAGCATGTTTAATTGACGATCAACATGCACAAGAATTATTATCCAACAATGAAGGCGCCATATTTTACCTATTACCTTATAAACCAAAACTTTCTGAATACATCAATGAAAAAAATATCAGTGAATTTATTCAGCAAATCACGCTAAAACATACTTCTGATCCCGAACTCATTTTCCAATTAATGGCATTATTTCTGATACTTTCAAAGAAAAAAGGGCCCGTGACGCAACTTGTATTCCAAGCAATTATTGATAATCTTGTTCAACATCCATTCCTATTAGAAGATGAAAGATTACTACGCCAACTCAAAAGATACCCAGATTGCGAAGCCATACTTTCCCAACGAAGTGAACAAATAAAACAACGTGTCATCGAATGTATTGTTGAACAAACTACCGATTGTGAATTCAGTAGTCGTAATTATCAAATTATCGAAGATATTTGGCTTGAAGCGTCTCGCAAACTTAATGTATTTAAACTCATCCAACCGCAAGCAAAATACATCCTCAATAATAAATATGCATTGCAGGCAAAAATCGCTCAAACTGCCTTTCTTTGTCATGGAAATGAATTTAACCTGGATGCCTTTATTGAGGCTCTATCTTTACCCCTTGTAATTCCAGAAGATGGGGTCAGTGAATACGAGCGTGTTCTTATTGAAATTCTAGCGGCCATTGATAACGAATTAATCAGAAAAAAAATCATTAAACAATTAGAAAGTCCCCCAATACAACGGCTTAACTGGACAGAGAAAGAATATGAAGGTAAAAACGTTATTCTTAAGGCTGCAAAATATGGCAATCTTGGTTTAATTACTCTGTTGGAAGAACAAATCCCATTGGAAGATTGTAACCAAGCGATAATTATTGCTGCCAAAGCAAATCAATGGGATGTTGTATCTCATCTCTGTCACCTTGATAGGGTGACCTTAAATGAAGATGAACTGGAACAAATCATTCTCGGGGCAGCAGCAGAAGGTGAATTAAAGATCATCCATGACCTCTTCGATCTTTACGATTACGAATCCTCCGCTATCAAGATTAAAATCCTTAATCAAGCCATTAGCCGTGGCAAGTTCAACATAGTTCAATATTTTTATAATTCTGGTGTCACTCTCGCAAATCAATCAGCAATCAATAAATGGTTTCATTCGGCAAGCGAATTAGGATATTGGGATATTGCTCTATTTATGGCAGATGCAGAAGAACATCCGCCCTCTCTTTGTGCAATTGAAAAAGCATTCAACCATGCCGTAGCTGGTTTGGATCTAGAAGCAATTCAAGGGCTTTGTAATTTATCAACAAATCCCCCCCGAGGCACCATCATTCAAAGAGCTTTTGTAAAAGCCTGTCAGTCTGGTTGTTTACCCTTGGTTCGATGTTTTCATGACCTACCAAGGAAAATCGTTCGGGCAGAATTTGAAGAAGCAGTGGATCATGCCATTATGAATGGGCATTTGGAAATTGTTACCTACCTATATAATTCTCCTACTTATTCCTCGGATCAGAGTTTGATCAATCATGGCCTGATAACTGCAGCAAAAAAAGGAAAATCAGAACTCGTTGAATTTTTTTGCTCAATGACAACCAAGACCAAACCAACCCAACATACTTTAAATCAAGCCCTAAATTGGGCGGTGAAAGGCAATCATACGGAGACATTTATTACTTTATGTCGCTCTCCACTGAATCCGCCAAGTAACTCTGCTGTTAAAGCGGCTTTTCTGCTCGCGGTTAAAGAAGGCAGGCAAAGTATTGTTACCTATTTATGCAGTCAGGAAATGAATTCACTCACCCAACGTACTATCGAGGACGCGTTAAAATTAGCAGTTAAATTTAAACATCCTGGAATTGTTCGGTATTTATGTGAACTTTCTAGTAATTCACCGCAAAAAAAATCACTAAGCATTGCTTATAAGAAGGCCGTTGCCAGTATTCAAAACGAAATTGCAGACTATTTAAGAGAGCAACTCAATAAAGTAAACCATAAAAAAATTGATCTTGAAATTGATGAGAGTTCAGGAACTGATCACGATTCGGATGTCAATTCAGAAACCGATGTCCATTTAGAAATGGACGTAGAAACCGATCATAAGCCAACGCCCGCTCATGACCACAGTTTTGATGTGGAACTAAACTCGGATATTGACGTCGGAATCTCATTAAAAACCTTTGGTTTTTTTAAAAATACCACCTCCAAAGACCTTCCTGTATCAGTCCGGACATCTAAACCAGGCGTTCCCATTAATTAA
- a CDS encoding DUF2169 domain-containing protein, with amino-acid sequence MKILRDKPHSIITFNFRHQGKPQLAITIMALFSFFKKGEFSSYADFWKLAKKSFNPNQGEFIDLYMPKKRAEFFVKGCCFAYNDNISSSFVKVTLGDMQKQLNVFGDRQWVKVESNYHLSKPVCFRRIPITLTNAYGGKEHEINPEGKGWAKTDSFNELKVPNVEIPTHLIRSPSDAPQPALLLPHSPTCKYQLDKLGTFNDDWLINQSPYYPSDIDWLYFNLAEADQQSEHYFNGDEVFTCANMHPEKSLITSQLPGVRVRCFYKRIDSTESLSELNLNLDTLWLLPEEEKGILIWHGVLDTQDIAANDIDFIYSVSESLNEPKKDIEYYIKLRNPSKERVVQTQLNESRTKARASRRVGLDLDFDKEFQEIAKIFRPGKTLEEIEEAKFFKGKTPEAILQEVAQFYKNQNQTVPVFDKFSFERAQKNIPPQNINFFEYLKKQIIQKEVPEEKQSELLKTLEQYKEPLNRIDKISSFTQFRTGKAGKSPYSREEIIHAFQQGKEFSSENLAGIDLSDLDLSGINLSGCNLSECNLARTRLNNANLSTTTLINTNLSEAILARANLTQALIKNSDLNRTDFKECDMLRTQIEGCSAKECNFSAAFLNYAKLKNCQLNESLFVSLKANFLDISDCSFDSCNFSESRLQFATINRCVWIDSNFIKADLSHAHFDGTKLSKVSGNKVIAPKLSLTKCAIDNLVMEDSNFEYLSCKGSQISECRFSNCSLSSLNLMNAQLIRGDFIKCGITNLRCNDQTHISTSNFEHCDLSKGAILGGHYEQISIVQCEMNASQFMNSTLTKSKFSQCKAKKFRFVNCTVDSCFFQDINFFQGIFHSSTFENTEFNHCNLYSIPFINCQKNNVKLQDCLMRTISLKEDESL; translated from the coding sequence ATGAAGATATTAAGAGATAAACCACACAGTATCATTACATTCAACTTCCGCCACCAAGGTAAACCCCAGCTCGCTATTACTATTATGGCTCTGTTTTCTTTTTTCAAAAAAGGCGAATTTTCAAGTTATGCGGATTTTTGGAAGCTTGCAAAAAAATCATTTAATCCTAACCAAGGTGAATTTATTGATTTATACATGCCCAAAAAAAGGGCGGAATTTTTTGTTAAAGGGTGCTGTTTTGCTTATAACGACAATATCAGTTCAAGTTTTGTAAAAGTAACGCTGGGCGACATGCAAAAACAATTAAATGTTTTTGGCGATAGGCAATGGGTAAAAGTAGAATCAAATTACCATTTATCCAAACCGGTTTGCTTCCGCCGTATACCGATAACGTTAACGAACGCATATGGTGGTAAGGAACATGAAATTAATCCGGAGGGTAAAGGATGGGCAAAAACGGATTCTTTCAATGAATTGAAGGTTCCAAATGTTGAAATTCCGACACACCTTATAAGATCCCCATCCGATGCTCCGCAGCCTGCTTTATTGTTACCTCATTCACCTACATGCAAATATCAACTTGATAAATTAGGAACATTTAACGACGATTGGCTAATAAATCAAAGCCCTTATTATCCATCTGACATTGATTGGCTCTATTTCAATCTTGCAGAAGCGGATCAGCAAAGTGAACATTATTTTAATGGGGATGAAGTATTTACTTGTGCCAACATGCATCCTGAAAAATCATTGATCACAAGTCAGCTTCCCGGCGTACGTGTACGGTGTTTTTATAAACGTATTGACAGCACTGAGAGTTTAAGTGAATTAAACCTAAATCTGGATACACTTTGGTTATTGCCTGAAGAAGAAAAAGGAATTCTCATTTGGCATGGGGTACTCGATACCCAGGATATAGCTGCCAATGATATTGATTTTATCTACAGCGTAAGTGAATCCTTAAATGAACCGAAAAAGGATATTGAATATTACATTAAGCTTCGCAACCCATCCAAAGAAAGGGTTGTACAAACCCAGCTAAATGAGTCAAGAACCAAGGCTCGAGCGAGTCGCCGCGTTGGTCTTGATTTGGATTTCGATAAAGAATTTCAAGAGATTGCTAAAATTTTTCGTCCGGGCAAGACCTTGGAAGAAATTGAAGAAGCCAAGTTTTTTAAAGGAAAAACACCCGAAGCAATACTACAAGAAGTTGCGCAGTTTTATAAAAATCAAAATCAAACAGTCCCAGTATTTGATAAATTTTCATTTGAAAGGGCTCAAAAAAATATCCCTCCACAAAATATAAATTTTTTTGAGTATCTTAAAAAACAGATCATCCAAAAAGAAGTTCCGGAAGAAAAACAATCTGAGCTATTAAAAACCCTGGAACAATATAAAGAACCCTTAAACCGCATAGATAAAATCAGCTCCTTTACACAATTTCGAACCGGGAAAGCGGGGAAATCACCTTATTCACGAGAAGAGATTATTCATGCTTTTCAACAAGGAAAGGAATTTTCCAGTGAGAATTTGGCGGGTATCGATTTATCGGACTTAGATTTATCAGGCATTAACTTATCAGGCTGTAATTTAAGCGAATGTAATTTAGCACGTACTCGCCTGAACAATGCAAATTTATCGACCACCACGTTGATTAATACCAATTTATCCGAAGCAATATTGGCTCGTGCCAATTTAACTCAGGCTTTAATAAAAAACTCGGATTTAAATCGAACTGATTTTAAAGAATGCGATATGCTTAGAACCCAGATTGAAGGGTGTTCAGCAAAAGAATGCAATTTTTCCGCAGCTTTTTTAAATTACGCCAAACTTAAAAACTGTCAGCTTAATGAAAGCTTATTTGTCAGTCTTAAAGCCAATTTTCTCGATATTTCTGACTGCAGCTTTGACTCCTGTAATTTTTCTGAGTCACGACTGCAATTTGCTACCATTAATAGATGCGTTTGGATAGATTCCAATTTTATTAAGGCTGATTTATCACATGCTCATTTTGATGGCACAAAATTGTCTAAAGTGAGCGGGAATAAGGTCATTGCACCTAAACTCTCACTAACTAAATGTGCTATCGATAATCTGGTCATGGAAGATAGTAATTTTGAGTATTTAAGCTGTAAGGGATCACAAATTTCTGAATGTCGTTTCTCCAACTGCTCCTTGTCTTCTTTAAACCTGATGAATGCTCAATTAATTCGCGGTGATTTTATAAAATGTGGAATAACCAATTTACGGTGTAACGACCAAACTCATATATCAACAAGTAATTTTGAACATTGTGATTTAAGCAAAGGGGCCATTCTGGGTGGCCATTACGAACAGATCTCTATTGTTCAGTGTGAAATGAATGCTTCTCAATTTATGAATAGTACCCTTACTAAATCAAAATTTAGTCAATGTAAGGCGAAAAAATTTAGATTTGTTAATTGTACAGTGGACTCTTGCTTTTTTCAGGACATTAATTTTTTTCAAGGTATTTTTCACAGTTCAACATTTGAAAATACTGAGTTTAATCATTGTAATTTATACAGCATTCCGTTTATAAACTGTCAAAAAAACAATGTAAAACTACAGGATTGCTTGATGAGAACCATTTCGTTAAAGGAAGATGAATCCTTATGA
- a CDS encoding thiamine diphosphokinase, whose protein sequence is MIHDVINLTGYQSILCLNGNLPDSSFFIAMNLPIIAADGAANSLFEQGIRPQLITGDLDSVHPALLKNHPFLHIPDQSSSDYQKALGYLKDQDLLPAIVVGVNGGHLDHVLNNMNIFMGTNCLLYAPPIRGFVMNAQSKINLSLPVHTKISLMGIPEAILSSIGLRWELNNTHLSFPGQTSCFNRAQTPDIVLEVHHGSVLVLVYEQMIEDAALSFR, encoded by the coding sequence ATGATACACGATGTAATTAATTTAACTGGGTATCAATCCATTTTATGTCTCAATGGAAATTTACCTGATTCATCTTTTTTCATTGCGATGAATTTGCCAATTATTGCAGCTGATGGCGCGGCAAATAGTTTATTTGAACAGGGAATTCGTCCTCAATTAATCACTGGGGACTTAGATTCAGTCCATCCAGCTCTTCTGAAAAACCACCCTTTTCTTCATATCCCGGATCAAAGCAGTAGTGATTATCAAAAGGCCCTGGGTTATTTAAAAGACCAGGATTTATTACCCGCTATTGTGGTTGGGGTAAATGGGGGACATTTGGATCATGTACTAAATAACATGAATATCTTTATGGGGACCAACTGTCTTTTATATGCACCACCGATAAGGGGATTTGTGATGAATGCACAATCCAAGATTAATCTTTCCTTGCCAGTCCATACAAAAATTTCATTAATGGGAATACCAGAAGCAATCCTCTCTTCAATTGGTCTGCGATGGGAGCTCAATAATACTCATCTTTCATTTCCAGGACAAACCTCATGTTTTAATCGAGCTCAAACACCTGATATTGTTTTGGAGGTTCATCATGGTTCAGTTTTAGTTTTGGTTTATGAACAAATGATCGAGGATGCAGCACTATCATTCCGATAG
- a CDS encoding DUF3540 domain-containing protein, with amino-acid sequence MLESDVANLNNKGELLKGKIKFFSDDIYHILLQGQLVRAQPAFSCLLTPLVDDEVLLFKDGTNYYILSIIHRLQTAALSMKLGNHLSLVGENNHLKINAPTISLMANDTINLSASSQNMECDTGKFSIQHAHFRGQELNFSYQSLKMICQYIHTISDTVNTQALRVYHWVKELEHQFLGRIRTIVKHNYRIDCEEMEIHAEGDTKIAAKQIQLG; translated from the coding sequence ATGCTTGAATCGGATGTAGCCAACTTAAATAACAAAGGCGAATTGTTGAAGGGAAAAATCAAATTCTTTTCAGATGATATCTACCATATCCTTCTCCAGGGACAATTAGTTCGTGCTCAGCCAGCATTCTCCTGTTTACTTACGCCTTTAGTTGATGACGAAGTATTACTGTTTAAAGACGGAACTAACTATTATATTTTATCGATTATTCATCGTCTACAAACCGCTGCTTTATCGATGAAATTGGGAAATCATTTAAGTCTGGTTGGTGAAAATAACCATTTAAAAATTAATGCACCAACAATCAGCCTAATGGCAAATGATACAATTAATTTAAGTGCATCCTCACAAAATATGGAATGTGATACGGGAAAATTTTCGATACAACACGCTCACTTCCGAGGACAAGAGTTAAACTTTTCATATCAATCGCTCAAGATGATTTGTCAGTATATCCATACCATCAGTGACACGGTTAATACTCAAGCATTACGGGTTTATCACTGGGTAAAGGAACTGGAACATCAATTTTTAGGGCGAATACGAACTATTGTAAAACACAATTACCGGATTGATTGTGAGGAAATGGAAATTCATGCTGAGGGTGATACCAAAATTGCTGCGAAACAAATTCAGTTAGGATGA
- a CDS encoding PAAR-like domain-containing protein, with protein sequence MTMACMIGGEVLTPGPIDICKMPPRGVPNPFMNIGTWLMSVDFVPAVLINSSPSCNTGTIIPESNGDQAGTMGGVISGTFMLIVTPLTGAFNVLLDGLPANNLGMTVTFSNDTNTTGIYSIPSQTDVIAT encoded by the coding sequence ATGACAATGGCGTGTATGATAGGTGGTGAAGTATTGACTCCTGGTCCCATAGATATCTGCAAAATGCCTCCAAGGGGGGTTCCTAATCCTTTTATGAATATCGGTACTTGGCTCATGAGCGTGGATTTCGTTCCTGCAGTGTTAATCAATTCATCACCAAGCTGTAATACAGGAACGATTATTCCCGAATCAAACGGGGATCAGGCAGGAACTATGGGGGGAGTGATTTCTGGAACGTTCATGCTAATAGTCACACCCTTAACGGGTGCATTTAATGTACTTTTAGATGGATTACCAGCAAATAATCTGGGTATGACTGTAACTTTCTCAAATGATACGAACACAACGGGGATTTATTCCATCCCCTCACAAACCGATGTGATTGCAACCTGA
- a CDS encoding SemiSWEET family sugar transporter: MSIVMLSGMIAFITSFIGLLPQIIKSLKTRSTQDLSMIMLINYLICSIAWIIYGSSTDSFFVTSSNVVGLIVSLLLILLKRHYDTRCN, encoded by the coding sequence GTGTCTATTGTTATGCTCTCAGGTATGATTGCTTTTATTACTTCCTTTATTGGTTTATTACCACAAATTATTAAATCGTTAAAAACCCGATCCACCCAAGATCTCTCCATGATTATGCTGATTAATTACCTCATTTGTTCGATAGCTTGGATTATATATGGAAGTAGCACCGACTCATTTTTTGTAACCAGCTCGAATGTAGTGGGTTTAATTGTCAGTTTGCTCCTTATTTTATTAAAAAGACATTATGATACACGATGTAATTAA
- a CDS encoding pentapeptide repeat-containing protein, translated as MNAEELAIKLSKREIIQNVSLEFITIENIEARRAVFLNVTFKNVVFKNVLLVASVFEKCRFEQVTLEACTIQLGTIISSTINQLKSHKSNWLGVDFNSNEGSIDIGATESDFSNTKFRGQDLKNCEFINCTLTKINLSKCDLSQGKFIDCNMERVTAKNAKFSGVLFENANLVAANFEASEFNDIHFNGCNLHRSLFIQAKIQDTDFSNASETKHINLFKTTIKQTTFKGMNLEAACLQEAQLEGVNFSECLLNPSNFNQSRIINCLFDSANLTQSLFEESEISDSSFIHADLSYARFNNSVITACNFSKANLNLATLHHISEVRVNWEHANLDNVLKTNPELLEAEQWT; from the coding sequence ATGAATGCTGAAGAATTGGCAATTAAACTATCCAAAAGAGAAATAATTCAAAACGTGTCACTAGAGTTCATAACCATTGAAAACATTGAGGCGCGACGTGCAGTATTTTTGAATGTGACATTTAAAAATGTGGTGTTTAAAAACGTCTTATTGGTTGCATCTGTTTTTGAAAAATGTCGATTTGAACAGGTCACCTTGGAAGCATGCACGATTCAATTAGGTACAATAATTTCTTCTACAATAAATCAACTCAAAAGTCACAAGTCCAATTGGCTGGGTGTGGATTTTAACTCTAATGAAGGTTCTATCGATATTGGGGCTACAGAATCCGATTTCTCTAATACTAAATTTCGTGGACAGGACCTTAAAAATTGTGAGTTCATAAACTGTACTCTTACTAAAATCAATCTTTCAAAATGTGATCTATCCCAGGGTAAATTTATCGATTGCAATATGGAACGAGTAACTGCCAAAAATGCAAAATTTTCTGGCGTACTTTTTGAAAATGCCAATTTAGTTGCTGCAAATTTTGAAGCAAGTGAGTTTAATGACATTCATTTTAACGGCTGTAATCTTCATAGAAGTTTATTTATCCAGGCGAAAATCCAAGACACCGATTTTTCAAACGCATCGGAAACAAAACACATTAATTTATTTAAAACGACCATAAAACAAACGACGTTTAAAGGAATGAATTTGGAAGCAGCCTGTCTCCAGGAGGCCCAATTAGAGGGGGTAAATTTTTCTGAATGCCTATTAAATCCAAGTAATTTTAATCAGTCCAGGATAATAAATTGTCTTTTTGATTCTGCTAATTTAACTCAATCATTATTTGAAGAATCCGAAATAAGCGATAGCTCATTTATCCATGCCGATTTAAGTTATGCGCGATTCAATAACAGTGTTATAACTGCTTGCAATTTTTCCAAGGCAAATCTAAATTTAGCCACATTACATCATATTAGCGAAGTCAGGGTTAATTGGGAGCATGCAAATCTTGATAACGTATTGAAAACCAATCCAGAATTATTGGAAGCAGAACAATGGACATAA
- a CDS encoding poly(ADP-ribose) glycohydrolase domain-containing protein: MLGRLRFFRGRVSANDIYSTIHEVHSSHRPNLLTGSLSGNLWRHDSIHETIIKVTTPKEYLDLQKTAISNFERWKKLKPVASSVDPKVEVQYQDWGSATLTATKKNAVIYTVLNMANSRYPGGAVLEGGSAQEENMWHRSSCLLSLMDKIVKLDKTSNLFIYTEEGASLVEARKMMTQLEYDIVKARCPTLDTADIYKTLHSAEPRICFRGPEVLLPSTVDDYGGSGLTSSPELSYAFLPSESIFSFYELRSAAPEHFAESQSQEASVLKEHREDLRRRIAAQLDTLILVGQTHAVLGAWGCGAFKNEPELVAETYAEEIEKRADFFQHLLFPIINTNSHSNNFEVFEKILNGMKLSPSTNNSFKM; this comes from the coding sequence ATGTTAGGTCGGTTGAGATTTTTCAGAGGTCGTGTATCTGCAAATGACATTTATTCTACCATTCATGAGGTTCACTCCTCACATAGACCCAACCTTCTGACAGGAAGCTTATCTGGTAATCTTTGGCGTCATGATAGTATCCACGAAACAATAATTAAAGTAACTACTCCCAAGGAATATCTAGATTTACAGAAAACGGCAATTAGTAATTTCGAACGTTGGAAAAAATTAAAACCTGTGGCTTCTTCGGTTGACCCGAAAGTTGAAGTCCAATATCAAGATTGGGGAAGTGCCACGTTAACAGCAACCAAAAAAAATGCGGTAATTTACACCGTATTGAATATGGCAAATTCTCGATATCCCGGAGGTGCTGTCCTAGAAGGTGGGAGTGCTCAAGAAGAAAATATGTGGCACCGAAGTTCATGTTTACTTTCATTGATGGATAAAATCGTCAAACTCGATAAGACTTCAAACCTGTTTATATATACTGAAGAAGGAGCCTCATTAGTAGAAGCTAGAAAAATGATGACCCAACTCGAGTACGATATTGTAAAAGCACGTTGTCCTACATTAGATACTGCAGATATTTATAAAACCCTCCATAGTGCAGAACCTAGAATATGTTTTAGAGGTCCGGAAGTATTGCTGCCTTCGACGGTAGATGACTATGGAGGATCTGGACTAACATCCAGTCCAGAATTGAGTTATGCGTTTCTCCCTTCAGAGAGTATTTTTTCTTTTTATGAATTAAGATCCGCTGCGCCCGAGCACTTTGCTGAATCGCAATCACAGGAGGCTAGTGTATTAAAAGAACATAGAGAAGATTTACGTCGACGAATCGCGGCTCAACTGGATACCTTAATCCTTGTGGGACAAACCCATGCAGTTCTGGGTGCCTGGGGTTGTGGTGCTTTTAAAAATGAGCCTGAGCTTGTAGCAGAGACCTATGCCGAAGAAATCGAAAAAAGAGCCGATTTTTTTCAACATCTACTTTTTCCCATAATTAATACCAATTCCCATTCCAATAATTTTGAGGTATTCGAAAAAATACTTAATGGTATGAAGCTTAGCCCCTCAACCAATAATAGTTTTAAAATGTAA